The Xiphophorus hellerii strain 12219 chromosome 22, Xiphophorus_hellerii-4.1, whole genome shotgun sequence genome has a window encoding:
- the ubr2 gene encoding E3 ubiquitin-protein ligase UBR2 isoform X1: protein MAEPSRDPPSALSADFMSFSPGDTASRWLACADLQQEVYRHLAEYVPRVLCQGGGVAEQQEEQREELALQLLLLAPMEWFLLGGEPAAGLALLQQGGGAAALCGHVFKVGEPTYSCRECAADPTCVLCMQCFLSSAHRHHRYRVSPTRTRTTRTRLTGLLCPQMTTSGGGGFCDCGDAEAWKTGPSCQNHTPANRNLETEEDPVSLLPPAVEERSYSIFSIILQYAVDLLTWEQEDQLPAGLEPLQRSDSYYCMLFNDEAHTYEQVIYTLQKAVSCSQKEAVSFATTVDRDGRKSVRFGDHQFCEQAKAVIVRSTSRQSKPLRVQVMHSALVAHQCFALKALSWLGQLIQYSDGLRRVLCQVGLRPGPEGENSSLVDRLMLNDSKMWKGARNVYHQLLMNSLLMDRKFKKLFAIRFAKNYRRLQTDFMEDDHDRLVSVTALSVQLFTVPTVVSSSSSSAAPTPLSLCPPLTPDPRPQNYERLQSDFIRDDHDRQFSVTDLSVQIFTVPSLARMLMVEENLMMTIIRTFVDQLRHRDAQGRFQFDRYTAQQAFKFGRVQSLIGDLKYVLISPPPQWSQQLRTKFLDGFEAFLDLLRCMQGMDPVVRQVGQHIEMEPEWEAAFTLQMKLTHIITMMQEWCSTDEHVLIEAYKKCLSALSQCQSDLPDGEQPISLSLAGHAVDTFRYQVSQEKVSIHLPVCRLLAGLHVLLSRTEVASRLPEQLPLGELSPHLLIELPLRCLVLCAQVHAGMWRRNGFSLINQIYYYHNVKCRVEMFDKDLAMLQVGASMMDPNHFLMIVLSRFELFHTFSAADLRRRYREANKDLAQQNTLIEEMLHLVIMVVGERYVPGVGQVEPLDEVRREILHQLCIRPMAHSELVKGLPENGNKETGLERVIDSVASFRKPGVTGRGLYELRPEWSRHFDLYFHHYSRADQSKAEEAQRKLRRQNGEDTALPPPRPPPLCPPFASLVNLLQSDALLALEGAVLQWAGEPSGGGWTESMLQRVLHLVAMALLEEQQQLESSGGDEDISFTFSSKITRPGEAPSTSGSILALLENLQSAPHLEVHKDMITWILKMVGNIKTTRERTSGSSVSVSHGRRPEETVRDKDKAERKRKAEMARLRREKVMAQMSEMQKHFINENKELFQQSMEELEAAATTAEHSPPSSEPTCAAQICVGPRRVGGAERRQLVTCILCQEEQEVRGHGRAMVLAAFIQRSTVLSKNRSRGVPDPERLDPLFVHPDLSVGVHTASCGHIMHATCWQRYFEAVQQKEQRRQQRLRGHTSYDVENGEFLCPLCECLSNTVIPLLPHACSPARSLEHSCLETWLKRTNQQAAALDSTHRKQSHGAAQQAEPAVPDGFGVSFVPHDVTSSLRNPFSSGVSEMINTFSMSAYKVGLKVNPNEQDPRVPVLSWSTCAYTMQSIERLLMDEKKPLFGSLPCRQNDCLSSLTRFSSACWTAAPIRTVQNHFIRLLSVLVLVPDSQLEDAPCILDVDMFHLLVYSVLSSGSLHSLDQSGRSSVDSAHLHLLHLVTVAHLVQVLLTFTAGEPSMDQDGEESEEERLTCQLYGRLRDHLGRCLPDVSSGWRLWRCVRAGVLPFLRTAALFFHYMNSASPPADLLGTGPGQWEALCSYLSLPSNLLLLYQNHRTLLEPLIHRWCCHPGVGQVLRGGGVLVRFPRESNRLIDLPEDYSILINQASSFTCPRSGGDKSRAPTLCLVCGCMLCSQSYCCQTEVEGEDVGACTAHTFTCGAGIGLFLRVRESQVLFVAGKTKGCFYPPPYLDDYGETDPGLKRGNPLHLCSERYQKIERLWRQHGIAEVIGHAQEANQTLVAIDWQHL from the exons ATGGCGGAGCCTTCCAGAGATCCTCCGTCCGCTCTAAGCGCTGACTTCATGAGCTTCTCCCCCGGAGACACCGCCTCG cgCTGGCTGGCGTGTGCCGACCTGCAGCAGGAGGTGTACCGCCACCTGGCTGAGTACGTGCCCCGCGTCCTGTGCCAGGGGGGCGGCGTGgcggagcagcaggaggagcagcgGGAGGAGCTGgccctccagctgctgctcctcgCCCCCATGGAGTGGTTCCTGCTGGGGGGGGAGCCGGCGGCCGGCCTGGCGCTGCTGCAGCAGGGCGGGGGGGCGGCGGCGCTCTGTGGACACGTCTTCAAGGTGGGGGAGCCCACCTACTCCTGCAG GGAGTGTGCGGCCGACCCGACCTGTGTTCTGTGCATGCAGTGCTTCCTGTCCAGCGCCCACCGCCACCATCGCTACCGGGTGagtccaaccagaaccagaaccactaGAACCCGGCTGACCGGACTTCTCTGTCCCCAGATGACCACGTCAGGAGGCGGAGGCTTCTGCGACTGTGGAGACGCCGAGGCCTGGAAGACCGGTCCGTCCTGCCAGAACCACACGCCTGCCAACCGGAACCTGGAGACTGAGGAG GACCCGgtctctctgctgccccctgctgtgGAGGAAAGGAGCTATAGCATCTTCTCCATCATCCTGCAGTACGCCGTCGACCTGCTGACCTGGGAGCAGGAGGACCAGCTGCCTGCAGGCCTGGAGCCGCT GCAGCGGAGCGACAGCTACTACTGCATGCTGTTTAATGATGAAGCCCACACCTACGAGCAGGTCATCTACACGCTGCAGAAAGCCGTCAGCTGCAGCCAGAAGGAAGCCGTCAGCTTCGCCACCACCGTGGACAGAGAC gGCAGGAAGTCGGTCCGGTTCGGGGACCATCAGTTCTGTGAACAGGCGAAGGCCGTCATTGTG AGGAGCACCAGCCGGCAGTCCAAGCCCCTGCGGGTCCAGGTGATGCACTCGGCGCTGGTGGCTCATCAGTGCTTCGCTCTGAAGGCGCTCAGCTGGCTGGGCCAGCTCATCCAGTACTCTG ATGGCCTGAGGCGGGTCCTGTGCCAGGTGGGGCTGCGACCCGGTCCGGAGGGCGAGAACTCCTCACTGGTGGACCGCTTGATGCTGAATGACTCCAAGATGTggaaag GAGCTCGGAACGTTTACCACCAGCTGCTCATGAACAGCCTGCTGATGGACCGCAAGTTCAAGAAGCTGTTCGCAATCCGGTTTGCCAAG AACTACAGACGGCTGCAGACAGATTTCATGGAGGACGACCACGACCGCTTGGTGTCGGTGACGGCGCTGTCGGTGCAGCTGTTCACCGTGCCGACCGTGGTGAGtagctcttcttcttctgctgcccCAACACCGCTCTCTCTCTGTCCCCCCCTGACCCCCGACCCCCGACCCCAGAACTATGAGCGCTTGCAGAGCGACTTCATCAGAGACGACCACGACCGGCAGTTCTCCGTCACTGACCTGTCGGTACAGATCTTCACTGTTCCCTCGCTG GCCCGGATGCTGATGGTGGAGGAGAACCTGATGATGACCATCATCAGAACCTTCGTGGATCAGCTTCGCCACCGCGACGCTCAGGGCCGCTTCCAGTTCGACCGCTACACCGCCCAGCAGGCCTTCAAGTTCGGCCGGGTCCAGAGCCTCATCGGAGACCTGAA GTACGTCCTGATCTCCCCGCCCCCACAGTGGAGCCAGCAACTCAGAACCAAGTTCCTGGATGGCTTCGAAGCCTTCCTGGACCTGCTCAGGTGCATGCAG GGCATGGACCCGGTGGTGAGACAGGTGGGCCAACACATCGAGATGGAGCCGGAGTGGGAGGCGGCCTTCACCCTGCAGATGAAGCTGACGCACATCATCACCATGATGCAGGAATGGTGCAGCACTGAC GAGCACGTTCTGATCGAGGCGTATAAGAAGTGTCTGAGCGCGCTCAGTCAGTGCCAGAGCGACCTGCCGGACGGcgagcagccaatcagcttgAGCCTGGCGGGTCACGCCGTGGACACCTTCAGGTACCAGGTGTCCCAGGAGAAGGTGTCCATCCACCTGCCTGTATGCAGGCTGCTAGCAG GACTCCATGTTCTCCTCAGCAGGACCGAGGTGGCGTCACGACTCCCCGAACAGCTGCCCCTG GGGGAGCTCAGCCCTCACCTGCTGATAGAGCTGCCTCTGCGCTGCCTGGTGCTCTGTGCACAGGTGCATGCTGGGATGTGGAGGAGGAACGGCTTCTCTCTGATCAACCAG ATCTACTACTATCACAACGTCAAGTGCAGAGTGGAGATGTTCGACAAGGACCTGGCCATGCTGCAG GTCGGCGCCTCCATGATGGATCCGAACCACTTCTTGATGATCGTTCTGAGCCGCTTCGAACTCTTCCACACCTTCAGCGCCGCCGACCTGCGGAGGAGATACAGGGAGGCCAACaag GACCTGGCCCAACAGAACACGCTGATAGAGGAGATGCTGCATCTCGTCATCATGGTGGTAG GTGAGCGCTACGTTCCTGGCGTCGGCCAGGTGGAGCCGCTGGATGAGGTCAGGAGGGAGATCCTCCACCAGCTGTGCATCAGACCCATGGCTCACAGCGAGCTGGTCAAGGGTCTGCCTGAGAAC GGCAACAAGGAGACGGGTCTGGAGAGAGTCATTGACAGCGTTGCATCATTCAG GAAGCCAGGTGTGACGGGGCGGGGCCTGTATGAGCTGCGTCCTGAGTGGTCCAGACACTTCGACCTCTACTTCCATCACTACAGCCGGGCGGATCAGTCCAAG GCAGAGGAGGCTCAGAGGAAGCTGAGGAGACAGAACGGCGAGGACACAG CCCTGCCCCCGCCCCGGCCGCCCCCCCTCTGCCCGCCGTTCGCCAGCCTGGTCAACCTGCTGCAGAGCGACGCGCTGCTGGCACTAGAGGGCGCCGTGCTGCAGTGGGCAGGAGAGCCCAGCGGAGGAGGCTGGACCGAGTCCATGCTGCAGAGg GTGCTGCACCTGGTTGCCATGGCGctgctggaggagcagcagcagctggagagcaGCGGCGGAGACGAAGACATCTCCTTCACCTTCAGCAGCAAGATCACAC GTCCAGGTGAGGCTCCCAGCACCTCTGGAAGCATCCTGGCTCTGCTGGAGAACCTGCAGAGCGCCCCTCACCTGGAGGTCCACAAGGACATGATCACCTGGATCCTCAAG ATGGTGGGAAACATCAAAACCACGAGGGAGCGAACGTCTGGCTCCAGCGTCAGCGTCAGCCATGGCCGCCGCCCAGAGGAG ACGGTGAGGGACAAGGACAAGGCGGAGAGGAAGCGGAAGGCGGAGATGGCGCGGCTCCGCAGGGAGAAGGTCATGGCCCAGATGTCTGAGATGCAGAAACATTTCATCAACGAGAACAAGGAGCTGTTCCAGCAGAGcatggaggagctggaggcgGCCGCCACCACCGCCGAGCACAG tcctcccagttcGGAGCCCACCTGTGCCGCTCAGATCTGTGTGGGCCCCAGGCGGGTGGGCGGGGCCGAGCGCCGCCAGCTGGTCACCTGCATCCTGTGTCAAGAGGagcaggaggtcagaggtcacggcAGAGCCATGGTGCTGGCAGCCTTCATCCAGAGATCCACCGTGCTGTCCAAGAACCGCAGTCGCGGCGTCCCCGACCCAG AACGCCTCGACCCGCTCTTCGTGCACCCTGACCTCTCAGTGGGCGTCCACACCGCCAGCTGCGGACACATCATGCACGCCACCTGCTGGCAGAG GTACTTTGAGGCGGTGCAGCAGAAGGAGCAGCGGCGGCAGCAGCGGCTCAGAGGTCACACCAGCTACGACGTGGAGAACGGGGAGTTCCTGTGTCCGCTGTGCGAATGTCTGAGCAACACCGTCATCCCCCTGCTGCCTCACGCCTGCTCACCTGCCCGCAG CTTGGAGCATTCGTGTCTGGAGACCTGGCTGAAGAGAACCAATCAGCAAGCAGCAGCACTAGACTCCACCCACAGGAAGCAGTCACACG GTGCGGCCCAGCAGGCGGAGCCAGCGGTTCCTGACGGGTTCGGGGTCAGCTTTGTTCCACA tgatgtcacttcctccCTCAGGAATCCGTTCTCCAGCGGCGTCAGTGAGATGATCAACACCTTCAGCATGTCGGCCTACAAGGTCGGCCTCAAGGTCAACCCCAACGAGCAGGACCCCCGAGTCCCGGTGCTGAGCTGGTCCACCTGCGCCTACACCATGCAGAGCATAG AGCGCCTCCTAATGGATGAGAAGAAGCCGTTGTTTGGAAGCTTACCTTGTCGACAG AATGACTGTCTGAGTTCTCTGACCCGGTTCAGTTCAGCCTGCTGGACCGCTGCTCCAATCAGAACCGTTCAGAACCATTTCATCAGGCTGCTGtcag ttctggttctggttccggacTCCCAGCTGGAGGACGCTCCCTGCATCCTGGATGTGGACATGTTCCACCTGCTG GTGTACAGCGTCTTGTCCTCCGGCTCCCTGCACagtctggaccaatcaggacgAAGCTCTGTGGATTCAGCTCACCTTCACCTGCTTCACCTGGTCACTGTGGCTCACctggttcaggttctgctcACCTTCACCGCCG GTGAGCCGAGTATGGATCAGGACGGCGAGGAGTCGGAGGAGGAGCGACTCACCTGTCAGCTGTACGGCAGACTGAGGGATCACCTGGGCAG GTGTTTACCTGACGTGTCCTCTGGGTGGCGCCTGTGGAGGTGTGTCAGAGCCGGCGTCCTGCCCTTCCTCCGGACCGCAGCCCTCTTCTTCCACTACATGAACTCTGCGTCGCCCCCTGCTGACCTACTGG GTACTGGACCTGGCCAGTGGGAGGCGCTGTGTAGCTACCTCAGTCTTCCCtccaacctgctgctgctgtaccAGAACCACCGCACACTGCTGGAGCCGCTCATCCACAG GTGGTGCTGCCATCCAGGTGTGGGCCAGGTGCTCCGTGGGGGCGGAGTCTTGGTGCGGTTCCCCAGAGAGTCCAACAGGTTGATCGATCTGCCAGAGGACTACAGCATCCTGATCAACCAGGCCTCCAGCTTCAC GTGTCCGCGGTCCGGTGGGGATAAGTCTCGCGCCCCCACTCTGTGCCTGGTGTGCGGCTGCATGCTGTGCTCTCAGAGCTACTGCTGCCAGACGGAGGTGGAGGGAGAGGACGTCGGAGCCTGCACTGCCCACACCTTCACCTGTGGAGCGGGCATCGGCCTCTTCCTCAG ggtcAGGGAGAGCCAGGTGTTGTTCGTCGCAGGTAAAACTAAGGGCTGCTTCTATCCCCCGCCGTACCTGGACGACTATGGAGAAACCGACCCTGGTCTCAA GCGGGGGAACCCGCTCCACCTTTGCTCGGAGCGCTACCAGAAGATCGAGCGTCTGTGGCGGCAGCACGGCATTGCTGAGGTCATAGGTCACGCTCAGGAGGCCAATCAGACGCTGGTCGCCATCGACTGGCAGCACCTGTGA
- the ubr2 gene encoding E3 ubiquitin-protein ligase UBR2 isoform X5, with the protein MAEPSRDPPSALSADFMSFSPGDTASRWLACADLQQEVYRHLAEYVPRVLCQGGGVAEQQEEQREELALQLLLLAPMEWFLLGGEPAAGLALLQQGGGAAALCGHVFKVGEPTYSCRECAADPTCVLCMQCFLSSAHRHHRYRVSPTRTRTTRTRLTGLLCPQMTTSGGGGFCDCGDAEAWKTGPSCQNHTPANRNLETEEDPVSLLPPAVEERSYSIFSIILQYAVDLLTWEQEDQLPAGLEPLQRSDSYYCMLFNDEAHTYEQVIYTLQKAVSCSQKEAVSFATTVDRDGRKSVRFGDHQFCEQAKAVIVRSTSRQSKPLRVQVMHSALVAHQCFALKALSWLGQLIQYSDGLRRVLCQVGLRPGPEGENSSLVDRLMLNDSKMWKGARNVYHQLLMNSLLMDRKFKKLFAIRFAKNYERLQSDFIRDDHDRQFSVTDLSVQIFTVPSLARMLMVEENLMMTIIRTFVDQLRHRDAQGRFQFDRYTAQQAFKFGRVQSLIGDLKYVLISPPPQWSQQLRTKFLDGFEAFLDLLRCMQGMDPVVRQVGQHIEMEPEWEAAFTLQMKLTHIITMMQEWCSTDEHVLIEAYKKCLSALSQCQSDLPDGEQPISLSLAGHAVDTFRYQVSQEKVSIHLPVCRLLAGLHVLLSRTEVASRLPEQLPLGELSPHLLIELPLRCLVLCAQVHAGMWRRNGFSLINQIYYYHNVKCRVEMFDKDLAMLQVGASMMDPNHFLMIVLSRFELFHTFSAADLRRRYREANKDLAQQNTLIEEMLHLVIMVVGERYVPGVGQVEPLDEVRREILHQLCIRPMAHSELVKGLPENGNKETGLERVIDSVASFRKPGVTGRGLYELRPEWSRHFDLYFHHYSRADQSKAEEAQRKLRRQNGEDTALPPPRPPPLCPPFASLVNLLQSDALLALEGAVLQWAGEPSGGGWTESMLQRVLHLVAMALLEEQQQLESSGGDEDISFTFSSKITRPGEAPSTSGSILALLENLQSAPHLEVHKDMITWILKMVGNIKTTRERTSGSSVSVSHGRRPEETVRDKDKAERKRKAEMARLRREKVMAQMSEMQKHFINENKELFQQSMEELEAAATTAEHSPPSSEPTCAAQICVGPRRVGGAERRQLVTCILCQEEQEVRGHGRAMVLAAFIQRSTVLSKNRSRGVPDPERLDPLFVHPDLSVGVHTASCGHIMHATCWQRYFEAVQQKEQRRQQRLRGHTSYDVENGEFLCPLCECLSNTVIPLLPHACSPARSLEHSCLETWLKRTNQQAAALDSTHRKQSHGAAQQAEPAVPDGFGVSFVPHDVTSSLRNPFSSGVSEMINTFSMSAYKVGLKVNPNEQDPRVPVLSWSTCAYTMQSIERLLMDEKKPLFGSLPCRQNDCLSSLTRFSSACWTAAPIRTVQNHFIRLLSVLVLVPDSQLEDAPCILDVDMFHLLVYSVLSSGSLHSLDQSGRSSVDSAHLHLLHLVTVAHLVQVLLTFTAGEPSMDQDGEESEEERLTCQLYGRLRDHLGRCLPDVSSGWRLWRCVRAGVLPFLRTAALFFHYMNSASPPADLLGTGPGQWEALCSYLSLPSNLLLLYQNHRTLLEPLIHRWCCHPGVGQVLRGGGVLVRFPRESNRLIDLPEDYSILINQASSFTCPRSGGDKSRAPTLCLVCGCMLCSQSYCCQTEVEGEDVGACTAHTFTCGAGIGLFLRVRESQVLFVAGKTKGCFYPPPYLDDYGETDPGLKRGNPLHLCSERYQKIERLWRQHGIAEVIGHAQEANQTLVAIDWQHL; encoded by the exons ATGGCGGAGCCTTCCAGAGATCCTCCGTCCGCTCTAAGCGCTGACTTCATGAGCTTCTCCCCCGGAGACACCGCCTCG cgCTGGCTGGCGTGTGCCGACCTGCAGCAGGAGGTGTACCGCCACCTGGCTGAGTACGTGCCCCGCGTCCTGTGCCAGGGGGGCGGCGTGgcggagcagcaggaggagcagcgGGAGGAGCTGgccctccagctgctgctcctcgCCCCCATGGAGTGGTTCCTGCTGGGGGGGGAGCCGGCGGCCGGCCTGGCGCTGCTGCAGCAGGGCGGGGGGGCGGCGGCGCTCTGTGGACACGTCTTCAAGGTGGGGGAGCCCACCTACTCCTGCAG GGAGTGTGCGGCCGACCCGACCTGTGTTCTGTGCATGCAGTGCTTCCTGTCCAGCGCCCACCGCCACCATCGCTACCGGGTGagtccaaccagaaccagaaccactaGAACCCGGCTGACCGGACTTCTCTGTCCCCAGATGACCACGTCAGGAGGCGGAGGCTTCTGCGACTGTGGAGACGCCGAGGCCTGGAAGACCGGTCCGTCCTGCCAGAACCACACGCCTGCCAACCGGAACCTGGAGACTGAGGAG GACCCGgtctctctgctgccccctgctgtgGAGGAAAGGAGCTATAGCATCTTCTCCATCATCCTGCAGTACGCCGTCGACCTGCTGACCTGGGAGCAGGAGGACCAGCTGCCTGCAGGCCTGGAGCCGCT GCAGCGGAGCGACAGCTACTACTGCATGCTGTTTAATGATGAAGCCCACACCTACGAGCAGGTCATCTACACGCTGCAGAAAGCCGTCAGCTGCAGCCAGAAGGAAGCCGTCAGCTTCGCCACCACCGTGGACAGAGAC gGCAGGAAGTCGGTCCGGTTCGGGGACCATCAGTTCTGTGAACAGGCGAAGGCCGTCATTGTG AGGAGCACCAGCCGGCAGTCCAAGCCCCTGCGGGTCCAGGTGATGCACTCGGCGCTGGTGGCTCATCAGTGCTTCGCTCTGAAGGCGCTCAGCTGGCTGGGCCAGCTCATCCAGTACTCTG ATGGCCTGAGGCGGGTCCTGTGCCAGGTGGGGCTGCGACCCGGTCCGGAGGGCGAGAACTCCTCACTGGTGGACCGCTTGATGCTGAATGACTCCAAGATGTggaaag GAGCTCGGAACGTTTACCACCAGCTGCTCATGAACAGCCTGCTGATGGACCGCAAGTTCAAGAAGCTGTTCGCAATCCGGTTTGCCAAG AACTATGAGCGCTTGCAGAGCGACTTCATCAGAGACGACCACGACCGGCAGTTCTCCGTCACTGACCTGTCGGTACAGATCTTCACTGTTCCCTCGCTG GCCCGGATGCTGATGGTGGAGGAGAACCTGATGATGACCATCATCAGAACCTTCGTGGATCAGCTTCGCCACCGCGACGCTCAGGGCCGCTTCCAGTTCGACCGCTACACCGCCCAGCAGGCCTTCAAGTTCGGCCGGGTCCAGAGCCTCATCGGAGACCTGAA GTACGTCCTGATCTCCCCGCCCCCACAGTGGAGCCAGCAACTCAGAACCAAGTTCCTGGATGGCTTCGAAGCCTTCCTGGACCTGCTCAGGTGCATGCAG GGCATGGACCCGGTGGTGAGACAGGTGGGCCAACACATCGAGATGGAGCCGGAGTGGGAGGCGGCCTTCACCCTGCAGATGAAGCTGACGCACATCATCACCATGATGCAGGAATGGTGCAGCACTGAC GAGCACGTTCTGATCGAGGCGTATAAGAAGTGTCTGAGCGCGCTCAGTCAGTGCCAGAGCGACCTGCCGGACGGcgagcagccaatcagcttgAGCCTGGCGGGTCACGCCGTGGACACCTTCAGGTACCAGGTGTCCCAGGAGAAGGTGTCCATCCACCTGCCTGTATGCAGGCTGCTAGCAG GACTCCATGTTCTCCTCAGCAGGACCGAGGTGGCGTCACGACTCCCCGAACAGCTGCCCCTG GGGGAGCTCAGCCCTCACCTGCTGATAGAGCTGCCTCTGCGCTGCCTGGTGCTCTGTGCACAGGTGCATGCTGGGATGTGGAGGAGGAACGGCTTCTCTCTGATCAACCAG ATCTACTACTATCACAACGTCAAGTGCAGAGTGGAGATGTTCGACAAGGACCTGGCCATGCTGCAG GTCGGCGCCTCCATGATGGATCCGAACCACTTCTTGATGATCGTTCTGAGCCGCTTCGAACTCTTCCACACCTTCAGCGCCGCCGACCTGCGGAGGAGATACAGGGAGGCCAACaag GACCTGGCCCAACAGAACACGCTGATAGAGGAGATGCTGCATCTCGTCATCATGGTGGTAG GTGAGCGCTACGTTCCTGGCGTCGGCCAGGTGGAGCCGCTGGATGAGGTCAGGAGGGAGATCCTCCACCAGCTGTGCATCAGACCCATGGCTCACAGCGAGCTGGTCAAGGGTCTGCCTGAGAAC GGCAACAAGGAGACGGGTCTGGAGAGAGTCATTGACAGCGTTGCATCATTCAG GAAGCCAGGTGTGACGGGGCGGGGCCTGTATGAGCTGCGTCCTGAGTGGTCCAGACACTTCGACCTCTACTTCCATCACTACAGCCGGGCGGATCAGTCCAAG GCAGAGGAGGCTCAGAGGAAGCTGAGGAGACAGAACGGCGAGGACACAG CCCTGCCCCCGCCCCGGCCGCCCCCCCTCTGCCCGCCGTTCGCCAGCCTGGTCAACCTGCTGCAGAGCGACGCGCTGCTGGCACTAGAGGGCGCCGTGCTGCAGTGGGCAGGAGAGCCCAGCGGAGGAGGCTGGACCGAGTCCATGCTGCAGAGg GTGCTGCACCTGGTTGCCATGGCGctgctggaggagcagcagcagctggagagcaGCGGCGGAGACGAAGACATCTCCTTCACCTTCAGCAGCAAGATCACAC GTCCAGGTGAGGCTCCCAGCACCTCTGGAAGCATCCTGGCTCTGCTGGAGAACCTGCAGAGCGCCCCTCACCTGGAGGTCCACAAGGACATGATCACCTGGATCCTCAAG ATGGTGGGAAACATCAAAACCACGAGGGAGCGAACGTCTGGCTCCAGCGTCAGCGTCAGCCATGGCCGCCGCCCAGAGGAG ACGGTGAGGGACAAGGACAAGGCGGAGAGGAAGCGGAAGGCGGAGATGGCGCGGCTCCGCAGGGAGAAGGTCATGGCCCAGATGTCTGAGATGCAGAAACATTTCATCAACGAGAACAAGGAGCTGTTCCAGCAGAGcatggaggagctggaggcgGCCGCCACCACCGCCGAGCACAG tcctcccagttcGGAGCCCACCTGTGCCGCTCAGATCTGTGTGGGCCCCAGGCGGGTGGGCGGGGCCGAGCGCCGCCAGCTGGTCACCTGCATCCTGTGTCAAGAGGagcaggaggtcagaggtcacggcAGAGCCATGGTGCTGGCAGCCTTCATCCAGAGATCCACCGTGCTGTCCAAGAACCGCAGTCGCGGCGTCCCCGACCCAG AACGCCTCGACCCGCTCTTCGTGCACCCTGACCTCTCAGTGGGCGTCCACACCGCCAGCTGCGGACACATCATGCACGCCACCTGCTGGCAGAG GTACTTTGAGGCGGTGCAGCAGAAGGAGCAGCGGCGGCAGCAGCGGCTCAGAGGTCACACCAGCTACGACGTGGAGAACGGGGAGTTCCTGTGTCCGCTGTGCGAATGTCTGAGCAACACCGTCATCCCCCTGCTGCCTCACGCCTGCTCACCTGCCCGCAG CTTGGAGCATTCGTGTCTGGAGACCTGGCTGAAGAGAACCAATCAGCAAGCAGCAGCACTAGACTCCACCCACAGGAAGCAGTCACACG GTGCGGCCCAGCAGGCGGAGCCAGCGGTTCCTGACGGGTTCGGGGTCAGCTTTGTTCCACA tgatgtcacttcctccCTCAGGAATCCGTTCTCCAGCGGCGTCAGTGAGATGATCAACACCTTCAGCATGTCGGCCTACAAGGTCGGCCTCAAGGTCAACCCCAACGAGCAGGACCCCCGAGTCCCGGTGCTGAGCTGGTCCACCTGCGCCTACACCATGCAGAGCATAG AGCGCCTCCTAATGGATGAGAAGAAGCCGTTGTTTGGAAGCTTACCTTGTCGACAG AATGACTGTCTGAGTTCTCTGACCCGGTTCAGTTCAGCCTGCTGGACCGCTGCTCCAATCAGAACCGTTCAGAACCATTTCATCAGGCTGCTGtcag ttctggttctggttccggacTCCCAGCTGGAGGACGCTCCCTGCATCCTGGATGTGGACATGTTCCACCTGCTG GTGTACAGCGTCTTGTCCTCCGGCTCCCTGCACagtctggaccaatcaggacgAAGCTCTGTGGATTCAGCTCACCTTCACCTGCTTCACCTGGTCACTGTGGCTCACctggttcaggttctgctcACCTTCACCGCCG GTGAGCCGAGTATGGATCAGGACGGCGAGGAGTCGGAGGAGGAGCGACTCACCTGTCAGCTGTACGGCAGACTGAGGGATCACCTGGGCAG GTGTTTACCTGACGTGTCCTCTGGGTGGCGCCTGTGGAGGTGTGTCAGAGCCGGCGTCCTGCCCTTCCTCCGGACCGCAGCCCTCTTCTTCCACTACATGAACTCTGCGTCGCCCCCTGCTGACCTACTGG GTACTGGACCTGGCCAGTGGGAGGCGCTGTGTAGCTACCTCAGTCTTCCCtccaacctgctgctgctgtaccAGAACCACCGCACACTGCTGGAGCCGCTCATCCACAG GTGGTGCTGCCATCCAGGTGTGGGCCAGGTGCTCCGTGGGGGCGGAGTCTTGGTGCGGTTCCCCAGAGAGTCCAACAGGTTGATCGATCTGCCAGAGGACTACAGCATCCTGATCAACCAGGCCTCCAGCTTCAC GTGTCCGCGGTCCGGTGGGGATAAGTCTCGCGCCCCCACTCTGTGCCTGGTGTGCGGCTGCATGCTGTGCTCTCAGAGCTACTGCTGCCAGACGGAGGTGGAGGGAGAGGACGTCGGAGCCTGCACTGCCCACACCTTCACCTGTGGAGCGGGCATCGGCCTCTTCCTCAG ggtcAGGGAGAGCCAGGTGTTGTTCGTCGCAGGTAAAACTAAGGGCTGCTTCTATCCCCCGCCGTACCTGGACGACTATGGAGAAACCGACCCTGGTCTCAA GCGGGGGAACCCGCTCCACCTTTGCTCGGAGCGCTACCAGAAGATCGAGCGTCTGTGGCGGCAGCACGGCATTGCTGAGGTCATAGGTCACGCTCAGGAGGCCAATCAGACGCTGGTCGCCATCGACTGGCAGCACCTGTGA